The Streptomyces collinus DNA segment CCTACTGGGCGGATGTCGAGGCGCGGGTGGCGGGGCAGCGGACGCTCGCCGAGTACCTCCGTGGACGGCTGTCGGGGAGGAGCTCCGAGATGTACGGGAAGTTCACGGTCGGGATGGTTCAGACACCCGCGCAGGTGGTGATCTCCGAGAAGCGGCACACGCTCGCGGACGAGCTGCCGTCGTGGATCGGGGCGGCGCTGGGCCGGCTGGAGGAGGCCGCCCGGGAGTGCGGGGGTGTGGCCGGGGTGCCGTACGTCGCCTATCACGCGGAGGTGTCGACGGAGAGCGACGGCCCCGCGGAGGCGTGCGTGCCGGTGGCCGACGAGGCTGCGGCCCGGGCCTGGGCCGAGCGGCGGGGCCGCGCGTGGGAGACGACGGTACGGGTGGAGCCGGCCCGGCGGCTGGCGTACACCAGGATCACCAAGGCGCAGGTGGCGCACCCTCAGATCCTGGCCGCGTTCGAGGCGGTGGAGGAGTGGATGGCGGTGCGCGGGCTGACGGCGACCGGCCCCTGCCGGGAGCTGTACTTCGCGGACTGGGAGGCGGCCGGGCCGGAGGACCCGGTGTGTGACGTGGCGTTCCCGGTGAGCTGATCCCCCCTCGGGCCTGCTCAGGTCCGCGGGCACCAGGGAGCCCTCTCGGCAAGGACGGCGATGCTGGTCGAGAGGGCTCTGTCGGTGGTGCTCGTGGTGCGGTCGGTCTCGGGGGTCAGGCCTTGACCGAGTCCACGAAGGCGTTCCACGCGGCGGCGGGGAACGCCAGCTTGGGGCCCTCGGGGATCTTGGTGTCGCCGAGCTCCAGGGCCTCGTCGACGGTCGACCTGACCATCACGCACGCGCCGTTGTTGTTGGTGTAGGAGGACGTCGTCCACGTTTCCGTGGCGCCCAGACGAATTGCCATGTTCGCTCCGTTGCCAGTTGCGTTTACGCCAACCCGTGCTG contains these protein-coding regions:
- a CDS encoding MerR family transcriptional regulator; the encoded protein is MTEDAVVDGPEPNLELLTIGAFAARARLSAKALRLYDRLGLLAPAHVDEATGYRYYRASQVERARLVAMLRQLDMPLARIAEVVSAGDGPAAAGLLGAYWADVEARVAGQRTLAEYLRGRLSGRSSEMYGKFTVGMVQTPAQVVISEKRHTLADELPSWIGAALGRLEEAARECGGVAGVPYVAYHAEVSTESDGPAEACVPVADEAAARAWAERRGRAWETTVRVEPARRLAYTRITKAQVAHPQILAAFEAVEEWMAVRGLTATGPCRELYFADWEAAGPEDPVCDVAFPVS
- a CDS encoding DUF397 domain-containing protein, with product MAIRLGATETWTTSSYTNNNGACVMVRSTVDEALELGDTKIPEGPKLAFPAAAWNAFVDSVKA